GGTTAAGGACTGATATGCCCAATTCTAATTGGTTTTTTGAATTCCACTTCCAGCAATAAGCAGCAGAAAAATTTACCTGAAAATAATCGCTTAAGTTTTTATTGTTTGGGAAGTTATAATAGATTTCAGGTTTTGCCGGATTACTCAAATCCAGGAGATTTGTTGCCGGAGTGGTTTCCGGTCTTCCGGAATGCCATTTAGTACCTAAAGCTACCTTAAGATTGTTCCAATCATAAATCACTGCCCAATTGATGTTGTGGATTATCTGGAAATTGTTGCTGAATTGAGAAGGTAGGAGTGTCCCGAAATTGTATTCGCTGCTGCTCAGGTTATAGCTAATCCAGGAATAAAATCGGTCAAAGTTTTTCTGTATCAGAAATTCGGAACCCAATACCGTATAATCGCCATTGAGTTTTATAAATTCCAATTGATTCTGGAATGCCTGGCTTGGTGTTGTAATTCCAGTCACTTTTTTGTAGAAATTATCTAAAGAAATCAGCCAATCTGATGTGTTGTAGGTAAACCCGACAGAAGCCTGCCTGCTTTTTTGTATCGGGATAGAGCGGTCGTCAGCCAAAACCCAACGTCTTTTTTCAATACCAAGAAAGTCTTGCTGCTGGTCAATAACCTGTGAGGCGGTCTGGCTTTTCAGTTCGCCCAGAACTTCTATGCTTATTTCCTGTGTGAGTCTGTAATTGAATTGCAGGCGCGGTTCAAAAATATATTTTTCTAATTCTTCAATATAATTAAATCGGAAGCACGGCTTTATAAAAAGATGTCCGTCGAGATAATGCATTTCGGCTTCAGAAATTAAAGAATGGGAACGTAAGACCTCTTTAATGCTTTTGGAAAATCCCGGATTATCAATGTTTTCGAAATTCCTGATTCCGGTTTCGTTGTATTGGTAGCCCGTATTTAAAACCATGTTTGGATTCAGGATGTGTCTGTTTTCCAATCGGAATCCCATATCGATAACCGTATTTTGCTGAACCAGCGTTTGGTTATTTTCTACGGCTTCATTCTTTGAATTGAGATTGTAATAGGAAAGATAGCCGCTAATTTTACTGGAAATATTATCATTCCAGACTGTTTTTAGTGCTAACATACCTCCAAAATTTTGCTGACTCAAATCACTGTTCCGGGATTTTTGGATTCCTTCGGAAATCATGTTCTGGTCAAGGTCCAGTGAATTGTTGATTCCTATAAATGCGGCCGTGGCTTCAGACTTGGAGCCTATTTTTTGCTGGTATTGGGCGGTAAAATCATAAAAGTAAAATTTCTCGTCTGTGTGATAATCATAGATTTCATTGTTTTCAATATTGGTTACGATAGTATTTTGGAAAACGCGATTATATAAGTTCTGATAGGTTGGAGAATTGACCCAATCCGTAAAGGAACGCCTGCCGGAAATTTGAAAGCTGGAATTGTCGGAAATTTTTATATTAGAATTGAACTGTGCCGCAATGAGGTTAGTGCTGATGCTGGAAGCCGTATTTTCAATAGGTTCAGGAAAAGAAGATATAGCAATAGTGCTGGAAACACTTTCTCCATAAAAGGCAGAAGTGCCATTCTTTGAAATGGTTATTTTTTGTGGAAGTGACGGATTAAAGGCAGAAATCAATCCAAAAAAATGTCCGGTCTGGAACATCCGGATTCCATTCCATAAAAACAGGTTCTGGTCGTGGGTGCCACTCCTCACATTGATGTTGGAAACCGTTTCGTCAGCGCTGTAAATTCCTGGAACCTGTTGCATGGTCTGTAATACATCTGCTTCCGTCAGCCCTGGAAGTATCCCGAATTTTTTAGGTTTTATGACCAGATTTCCTTCTGCGGTTTTGGCAATGCCTTTGGTCAGGTATTTTTCAATAACCGTTTCTTCAAGGGGAATAGGAATACCTTTAACAGAGTCAATTATAGTAATTACCTGCTTTTGTGAAGTAATAACAATATAGCGATTGTTTATGTTTTCAAAAGTCAATGCCGTCCGGTTGCTTAAATAGTGCAGTTTTTCAGACAAGCTCAATTCAGGTGAAGGCGGTATGACCGAAATATATTTTACTTCTTCTTCAAGAAAATTAAACTGGATTTTATACTGTTTGGATAAGTTGGCAAGAATTTCTTTTAAGGGTACAACAGGGCTTTCTTCTTGAGCCAGCATCGATTGGCCCGCGAAAAATAACATCAAAAACAACAATAATCGCGAGATTATTTTCCTCATTCTTTCTTCAAAATAATCTTTTTGTCAGATGCTTTTATATAATTCAAATGATACACCTTGCCTATAATTTTCATGGCCGTATCAATATTGTCTGCCGGAACTGTCCCGGTAAAATAATGACCCGAATGAATTTGAGGATATTCAATTTCAATGCCGTACTGGCGTTGAATTTCGTCCATGACTTCTTTTAAGTTGTTTTGGCTGAATTTTATTTCGTTCAAAAGCCAGCTTGGTTTTTCTGTATTCAGCGGCACTGTAGCGGTTATGTTTCCATTTCGTACCGTAATGCTGTTTCCTTTTTCTAACAGGAAGTTCTTATTTCCAAAGGCAACTTTTACCTTTCCCTCATAACATTCCACTTCAAAATTCCGGTTTCGGGATTTGACATTGAATTTTGTGCCTACAACCGTTATTTTTCCAAGGCTGGTATTCACGTCAAACGTTTCGCCTTTGGAAACTTTAAAAAAAGCTTCACCTTCAAGCTTCAAACTTCTGTTGGTTTTCCATTTCCATTTTTTATATTGGATTTTTGAATCAGAATTCAGTACGATTTCTGATTGGTCAGGAAGAGAAAAAGTTGTTTTCTGCCCGGCTTCTGCATATTGGGTAGTGGTCTTGTTTTTTGAATAGAACACTGTTCCCAGGCTGATTACAAGAGTAGCAGCGACTAGTTTTATAAACCAGTAGTTTTGCTTTCGTTTGGTGACCGGTTCTTTTTTTACTTGTTTTATAACGTTTTGATACGATTCGTCAGTATCAAAAGCTGGAGCTTCCATACTACCCGAATAGTTTTTAATTTTTTGATAGGTAGCAAATTCAGGCGATTTTTCAAAAGCCTCCAATTCACTTCCTGTCATTTCTCCGGCCAGCCACTTTGCTAAATCAACATTATTTTCCATTGCTTTTTTTATTAAAAAACAGACAACTGCGGGAAAACCCTACTTTATATTTTCAATTTCCTGTCGCAAAGAAACCAGGGCTCCATGTATTCTTTTTTCCACAGCCTTGACACTGATGTCGAGCAGAATTGCAATTTCACTGTATTTTTTGCCATCAATCCTATTCAAAAGAAAAGCCGTTCTTTGGCTTTCGCTTAGGTTTTGGATGGCACGTTCTAATTTCTTTTTGAACTGTTCTTCTTCTAAAATAAATTCGGGACTTTCGTTAGTATGCTGTGAAGAACTTTCTTTTTTTACATAATTCAAGACTACCTTTTGATGCGCAATCTGGTTTAGGGTTGCATTATTGGCAACCGTATACAGAAATGATCTTGCTTTGCCTACAGGCACGTTGGCGCAGTTTTCCCAAAGTTTTACAAAAGCCTCCTGGCACATATCATTAGCCTGTTCTTCATTGCCAAACTTATACAACAGATAATTCCGTAAGGTTTTTGCATGGGAACGAAAGAAATCCGAAAAGACAATTTCTTCGCAGATGCTCCCAATTTTTTTTATTTCTTCCATACAGTTAAAGACAGTTCCTGACGTATAACAGTTAAGATGATAAAAACCCTACCTTTATATCTCATTATTTTTTTAAGTTTTCCAAATATAGGCTTTAATTAAAAAAAGTGGTTTGCCCGGGTAGGGTATTTTTGGTATTGCTTGTTTTATAGCAAAACCATAAACCAAATAATTATGAATATGAAAAAAGTTTTACAATCGATTTTAGTGTTGAGCTGCATTGCCGTTTTTGCCATTTCCTGCCAGGATGAAGAGAACGAAACACGCCAGAATGAAGAGACTTTAAGTAAGACAGCACCATTGACAGGCCTGATGAAAAGAGTGTCGATGAATGCAACGGCAGATGATAATGTCATTGACAGTACAAGCTGTTTTAGCGTAAAATTGCCGGTCAATTTGATTGTGAACAGCCAGTCGGTTACTATCAATACAGAAAATGATTACCATTTGGTAAACGATATTTTTGAAGTGACAGATACGGACCAGGATTATGTGGATTTTGTATTCCCGATTACAATTGTTTATCCGGATTATAGCGAAGTAGTGGTTCAAAATCAGACACAATTCAATGCATTAAAAGACGCATGCCAGGAGCCTGAACCGGGACAGAGGAATATTTCATGTGTTTCCATTCATTACCCAATACGTGTTTTTGGATACAATAGCAATTACCAATTGGCACATACTTATACCATCCGTAATGATATGGAGTTTTTTCTACTGTTATTCAATTTGAACGCTACTGAATTTTATGCAGTCGATTATCCAATTACCATAACAAACAGGGAAGGCAATCAGGTTACCATCCGAAACAATATAGAAATGTCAGGTGCTATTCAGGACTGTATCAATAACCAATGCCCGAATCCGAATATATTAACCAACGACCTGATAATTTATATGCCTTTTGCTAATGAGGTTCGTGATTTGGTTAGTGGAGATTATGCTGTTCCTGCTGCTGCCCCAACATTTGTAACAGACAGAAGTGGCAATGCGAATAGCGCTATTTCATTTACCCGTAACAACTTCCTTAGGCTAAATGTCACATCAGCCCGTAATATACAGGTTGGAAATTCATTAACGATAAGTGTATGGATTAAGATGCAAAATACCGTGATGGGCGATTTGGAACGAATATTTGAAAAATCAGATGGCAGTTCGAATCATCTTCAGCCACGATTTGGACTGGCAGTATACGATTTGAATACTCCGTTGTATTATGGTAATAATTACAGTCTTTGGGATAATGAATGGAATATGGACCCAAACCTGCCAACGGATACTACAAACTGGCACCATATAGTGATAACAGTTGAACATGCAGCCGCAGGAAATATAAGCAATGTAAAAATATACAGAGACGGTGTTTTAAGAAATTCCGGGCAAGGTTCAGACCTGTTCCTGAATACACAGGCTTTTGATTATTATATAGGGAAAGATTTTCAAGGTTTTGTGGATGATTTGAGAGTTTACAGAAAAGCATTGACGCCACAACAGGTCACAACGCTTTTCCAATTAGAAGGCGATAATAATAATTGTTTAGATAATTAGTAGTTTAGTTAAGACGGGAAACCAGGCAGCGATGTCTGGTTTTTTTATTTACGATTGCTTTGCTGTCTCTTTGATACTTACCGTCTTTCTCTTATCTTTGCACCTTCAATAAAGAAAATCATTATGTTTGATAATTTAAGCGATAAGTTAGATAAAGCGTTCCATATATTAAAAGGACATGGAAAAATCACGGAAGTTAACGTGGCAGACACTCTTAAAGAAGTGCGCCGTGCTTTGCTTGATGCCGATGTCAACTTTAAGATTGCAAAAGAATTTACAACCAAAGTAAAAGAAAAAGCAATTGGTCAGGACGTTTTGACAACCTTGCAGCCAGGACAACTTTTAGTAAAGTTGGTTAAGGATGAATTGACTGAATTGATGGGAGGCGATGCAGCGGGAGTTAATCTTTCAGGCAATCCAACGGTGATTTTAATGTCAGGACTTCAAGGTTCCGGAAAAACAACTTTCTCCGGAAAACTGGCGAATTATCTTAAAACGAAAAAGAATAAAAAACCGCTATTGGTTGCCTGTGATATTTATCGTCCTGCGGCGATAAACCAATTGCACGTAGTAGGTGAGCAGATTGGTGTAGAAGTATATTCTGAACCGGAAAATAAAAATCCTGTTGAAATTGCACAAAATGCTATCAAACATGCCAAATCTAATGGATTTAATGTGGTTATTGTCGATACGGCAGGTCGTTTGGCGGTTGATGAAGAAATGATGACCGAGATTGCAAACGTTCATAAAGCAATCCAACCACAGGAAACTTTGTTTGTTGTGGATTCGATGACCGGACAGGATGCAGTGAATACAGCAAAAGCATTTAATGACAGGTTGAATTTTGACGGGGTTATCCTGACGAAACTGGACGGTGATACGCGTGGTGGAGCTGCAATTTCTATCAAATCTGTTGTCAACAAGCCAATCAAGTTTATTGGTACGGGTGAAAAGATGGATGCTATTGATGTTTTCTATCCTAACCGTATGGCAGAGAGAATCCTGGGAATGGGAGACGTTGTGTCTTTGGTAGAAAGAGCTCAGGAACAGTTTGATGAAGAAGAAGCAAGAAAACTGCAAAAGAAAATTGCCAAAAACGAATTTGGTTTTGACGATTTCCTGACTCAGATACAACAGGTGAAAAAAATGGGTAACATGAAAGATCTTGTTGGGATGATTCCGGGTGCCGGTAAAGCATTAAAAGATGTGGAAATTGAAGACGATGCCTTCAAACATATTGAGGCTATCATTCATTCCATGACACCGGGCGAAAGAAGCAAACCGGCAATTATCGACCTGAAAAGAAAAAACCGTATAGCAAAAGGTTCCGGAACGGATATCCAGCAAGTCAACCAGTTGATGAAACAGTTTGACCAGATGAGCAAAATGATGAAAATGATGCAAGGCGGTGGCGGCAAAAACCTCATGAGAATGATGGGGGGAATGAAAGGAATGAGATAACTAAAACATACATTAGGGCTTAAAGTTTCGGGCTGAAATTTTAAGCCCTAAAAATTTTTATAAACAACACTAACTAAAAGAGAATGCAACTACTAGACGGAAAAAAAGTTTCGGATGACATCAAGAATGAAATTACTGCCGAAGTGCAGAAAATGAAAGAAAAGGGCGAAAAAGTGCCCCATCTTGCTGCCGTAATTGTGGGTAATGACGGTGCCAGTCTTACTTATGTGGGAAGTAAAGTAAAAGCCTGCGAAAGAGTAGGTTTTGAATCGACCCTGGTGAAAATGCCAAGTACTACTTCTGAAACAGAACTTCTAAAAAAAATCCAGCAATTGAATGAAGATGACAATATCGATGGATTCATTGTACAATTGCCTTTGCCAGACCAGATTGATACGCAAAAAGTATTGATGGCAATTGACCCTAAAAAAGATGTTGATGGATTCCACCCGGAAAACTTCGGGAAAATGGCTTTGGATATGAGTACTTTTATTCCTGCTACGCCATTTGGAATTTTGGAATTGTTGGAAAGATATGGTGTAGAAACGAAAGGAAAACACACCGTAGTTATTGGAAGAAGCCATATCGTTGGCAGACCAATGAGTATTCTGATGGGACGCAAAGGTTTTCCTGGAAATTCCACGGTTACTTTAACCCATAGCTACACTAAAAATATTGCCCAAATCACTACTCAGGCAGATATTATCATTACCGCTTTGGGAGTGCCAAACTACCTGAAAGCAGAAATGGTGAAGGATGATGCTGTGGTAATTGATGTGGGAATTACACGTGTTAGCGATGATAGTGAAAAAGGATATCGAATTACCGGAGATGTGGATTTTGAATTTGTAAGCAAAAAGGCATCCTTTATTACGCCTGTTCCCGGCGGAGTTGGTCCAATGACTATTGCTATGTTACTTAAAAATACGCTTCTGGCAAGAGAACAGAAACTTTTGAGAGATTAATAAGAAAAAAACAAACCCAAGGCTTTCGTCTTGGGTTTTTATTTTATCTGTCTTTTCTGAAATTTCTATTGTCCTTATTTCTTGGTGGAATTTTTCGGATAACTCTTTGCTGAGGTTGCCTCGGTTCTGGTTTTGGAAGGCTTGCTTCTTCTGTCTTGCTTGAAGGTTCAATCAGTTGGTTCATGTCTTTTATTTCCTTGTCTGTCAGTTCCCTGTATCGGCCAACCGGAACGTCAAGCGAAATATTGATAATACGGATACGCTTCAGTGCAGTAACTTCATAACCCAGATACTCACACATTCTGCGAATCTGACGGTTCAGTCCCTGGGTAAGGATTATCTTGAAAATATATTTGCTAACCTGCTCAACCTTACATTTCCGGGTTACAGTATCTAAAATAGGAACTCCATTGCTCATTCTTTCAATGAACCGGTCTGTAATCGGTCTGTTAACGGTCACGATATATTCTTTCTCGTGATTATTACGTGCCCGCAGAATTTTGTTGACAATATCGCCATCGTTTGTCATAAAAATCAAACCTTCACTGGCTTTGTCCAAACGTCCGATAGGGAAAATACGAGTAGGATAATTAATATAGTCAACTATATTATTCCTGACTTCCTGATTGGTTGTACACTCAATTCCCACCGGTTTGTTGAAAGCAAGATAAATTGGCTTTTCCTTTTTTTCAACAATCAGCCTTCCGTCAATACGCACTTCATCATTTTGGGAAACTTTTGTACCCATTTCGGCTACAGAGCCATTAACGGTTACACGGCCTTCTTCGATAAGTTTGTCTGCCTCACGGCGTGAACAATAGCCTGTTTCGCCAATAAATTTATTGAGACGCTTGATATTTTCTTCCATAATGCAAAGGTAGGGTTAATTTGCTTTTTAGGAAAACATCCTGATTATTTATATAAGTTGCTTTGAAACAGATAAATATTAATAAGTGCCAAGTTAGTGTGTCTGAAAAATATATATCTTGCATCAGATTTTTATGCATAATAACTAAAGCCCAATTATTTTGAAAAAAATTACTCTTGTTATAAGTTGTGCCTTGTTTTCGCTATCCGTTTCCTTCGGGCAGGACAGGAAAGGCAGTTTTGTTTTGGAAAAAGGAAGTGAATCTCACGAATTGTATGTTTCTTTTCAACCAACGTTGCATTTTGAAGGAGAGGCTTACCAGGCTGTGGCTCTTGAAAAAATACCGGACTTTAAGACATTGCAGGAAGAATATAATATTGTTTTGGAAAAAGGAATATTGATTTCTGACGAAAAGCTTGAAGAAATGGAGCAAAAGGCAATTGAACTTACCGGAAAGGGAAATTCTGTAGCGAAATTACGCAACATACTTAAAGTAAGAATTGACAATCCTACCAACGAAAGGCTATTGGAACTGGCAAAAAAACTGGAAGGACTTCAGGAAGTGGAATATTGCTCATTAAATTCTTTAGAGCCTGTACAACCACCTTACGATATTGCTCCGACAACGCCAAATTTTGAGGTAAACCAAACCTATATCAGGCCCAATCCCGGTGTAAACATGACCTATGCCTGGGGATTGAATCTTACGGGAGCAGGAATAAGAGTACGTGATGTAGAATATGGTTTTAATGCCAGCCATGAAGATTTAAATGAAAGAAATGTTTCGATAGCACCGGGAATGACAATTTCTGCTAGTGCCAGTGTAAGTTTCACGGAACACGGAACGGCAGTTTTTGGTATCGTATATGGTGATAAAGGCGCTTATGGCATTTCAGGGATGGCTTATGGAGCTGCAGAAATGATGCTCGCTCCGGAATGGCAGCAATCCGGATATAATCGTGTTAATGCCGTCACACAAGCTATAGCGAATTCTACAGCAGGCGATGTTTTGATTTATGAGATGCAGGCAACAGGTGCCCAGGGAAATTATGGACCGGCAGAATATGCTGGTACAATTTGGGATTTGACCAAAGCAGCAACCGATGCCGGAATGGTAATCGTAGCGGCTGCAGGCAATGGTGCGGAAAATCTGGATGATGCGGTTTATCAAAGCTATAGAAACAGAGGCAATAGCGGAGCCATTATTGTTGGAGCCGGAGATAATACAATAAATCACAATAAGCTTTCTTTCAGTACTTATGGTGACAGGGTAGATGTACAAGGCTGGGGAACGGGTGTTTTTTCATCGGGTTATGGTGATGCACAGCAAATAGGAGGTGATTTCAATCAATATTATACCAATTTTTCAGGAACGAGTTCGGCAACGCCTATTGTGGCTTCTTGTGCCATTGTCTTGCAATCCTATTATCATAGTCTTACCGGAAATTATATGACTTCTGTACAGATGAGGAATCTCCTTAAAAATACGGGTTTGCCACAAGGAACAGCAACTACAGGAAACATTGGCCAGTTTCCGGATATGGAGGCAGCCATCCTTTATATTCAGGATGAGTTTTTAAGCAGGGAAAAATGGACGGGACTGGAATTTATTGCCTATCCTAACCCGGTTCAGGACAGATTGACCATCAAAACAAAAGACCTGTCAGCAAATGCAAAAGTTGAAATCAGCAATTCTTTGGGGCAGTTTGTTCATAAAGGAGCAATAGCTGAGGAAAATACAATTGACATGAGTTCATTTTCACAGGGACTGTATTTTGTGAAAGTTACTGATGGAAATAAAACGCAGACTAAAAAAATAGTAAAGAAATAAAAAAAGAGCATCATTAAGATGCTCTTTTTTTATCCCTATAATTGTCTTTTTCAAACAGAAAAGAGCATATCTTCTGATACAGCATGTCATCATGCATGCTATGTCCCAGGCCTTTGGTTTCTATAAAGACGGCTTCTTTCCAGGAACTTACTATTTTTTTAGCTTCCTCAAAGGAAACCACATCATCATCAATATCATGGGCTATGAGCCCTTTTATTTTAATTTTCGAGCCAAATACCTTTCCGGAAAATTCTTCAATTTTAATTTTGAAATGTTCCATAAAATGGTTCTCAATCATGCTGATGGCTTTTAGATTCAGGCTCAGCAATTTTGCATAATTTAAAACCAAAGTCTGTAAATCAGAAGGAGCGCCCAATAAAACTAATTTTTCTACGGCCTTATTCTGATAAAGGTGTTGGTAGTATAGGGAAGTGGCCCCACCCATGGAATGTCCTACTAAAAATTGCGGTTTGTATTTTTCAACCACTACGTTTACAAACTCGGCATATCGGGGCACATTAAATTCTCTTCCTGATGACAAGCCGTGAGCCGGCGCATCCAGGGCAATAATTGTGCTGCCGCTTTCTTTCAAATAAGGGAGAAAGTT
This portion of the Flavobacterium lindanitolerans genome encodes:
- a CDS encoding TonB-dependent receptor plug domain-containing protein, whose amino-acid sequence is MRKIISRLLLFLMLFFAGQSMLAQEESPVVPLKEILANLSKQYKIQFNFLEEEVKYISVIPPSPELSLSEKLHYLSNRTALTFENINNRYIVITSQKQVITIIDSVKGIPIPLEETVIEKYLTKGIAKTAEGNLVIKPKKFGILPGLTEADVLQTMQQVPGIYSADETVSNINVRSGTHDQNLFLWNGIRMFQTGHFFGLISAFNPSLPQKITISKNGTSAFYGESVSSTIAISSFPEPIENTASSISTNLIAAQFNSNIKISDNSSFQISGRRSFTDWVNSPTYQNLYNRVFQNTIVTNIENNEIYDYHTDEKFYFYDFTAQYQQKIGSKSEATAAFIGINNSLDLDQNMISEGIQKSRNSDLSQQNFGGMLALKTVWNDNISSKISGYLSYYNLNSKNEAVENNQTLVQQNTVIDMGFRLENRHILNPNMVLNTGYQYNETGIRNFENIDNPGFSKSIKEVLRSHSLISEAEMHYLDGHLFIKPCFRFNYIEELEKYIFEPRLQFNYRLTQEISIEVLGELKSQTASQVIDQQQDFLGIEKRRWVLADDRSIPIQKSRQASVGFTYNTSDWLISLDNFYKKVTGITTPSQAFQNQLEFIKLNGDYTVLGSEFLIQKNFDRFYSWISYNLSSSEYNFGTLLPSQFSNNFQIIHNINWAVIYDWNNLKVALGTKWHSGRPETTPATNLLDLSNPAKPEIYYNFPNNKNLSDYFQVNFSAAYCWKWNSKNQLELGISVLNLLNKKNTISRYYRVNDNNAIESVNTYSLERTPNIALKFNF
- a CDS encoding FecR family protein; translated protein: MENNVDLAKWLAGEMTGSELEAFEKSPEFATYQKIKNYSGSMEAPAFDTDESYQNVIKQVKKEPVTKRKQNYWFIKLVAATLVISLGTVFYSKNKTTTQYAEAGQKTTFSLPDQSEIVLNSDSKIQYKKWKWKTNRSLKLEGEAFFKVSKGETFDVNTSLGKITVVGTKFNVKSRNRNFEVECYEGKVKVAFGNKNFLLEKGNSITVRNGNITATVPLNTEKPSWLLNEIKFSQNNLKEVMDEIQRQYGIEIEYPQIHSGHYFTGTVPADNIDTAMKIIGKVYHLNYIKASDKKIILKKE
- a CDS encoding RNA polymerase sigma factor, translating into MEEIKKIGSICEEIVFSDFFRSHAKTLRNYLLYKFGNEEQANDMCQEAFVKLWENCANVPVGKARSFLYTVANNATLNQIAHQKVVLNYVKKESSSQHTNESPEFILEEEQFKKKLERAIQNLSESQRTAFLLNRIDGKKYSEIAILLDISVKAVEKRIHGALVSLRQEIENIK
- a CDS encoding LamG domain-containing protein, encoding MKKVLQSILVLSCIAVFAISCQDEENETRQNEETLSKTAPLTGLMKRVSMNATADDNVIDSTSCFSVKLPVNLIVNSQSVTINTENDYHLVNDIFEVTDTDQDYVDFVFPITIVYPDYSEVVVQNQTQFNALKDACQEPEPGQRNISCVSIHYPIRVFGYNSNYQLAHTYTIRNDMEFFLLLFNLNATEFYAVDYPITITNREGNQVTIRNNIEMSGAIQDCINNQCPNPNILTNDLIIYMPFANEVRDLVSGDYAVPAAAPTFVTDRSGNANSAISFTRNNFLRLNVTSARNIQVGNSLTISVWIKMQNTVMGDLERIFEKSDGSSNHLQPRFGLAVYDLNTPLYYGNNYSLWDNEWNMDPNLPTDTTNWHHIVITVEHAAAGNISNVKIYRDGVLRNSGQGSDLFLNTQAFDYYIGKDFQGFVDDLRVYRKALTPQQVTTLFQLEGDNNNCLDN
- the ffh gene encoding signal recognition particle protein, with the protein product MFDNLSDKLDKAFHILKGHGKITEVNVADTLKEVRRALLDADVNFKIAKEFTTKVKEKAIGQDVLTTLQPGQLLVKLVKDELTELMGGDAAGVNLSGNPTVILMSGLQGSGKTTFSGKLANYLKTKKNKKPLLVACDIYRPAAINQLHVVGEQIGVEVYSEPENKNPVEIAQNAIKHAKSNGFNVVIVDTAGRLAVDEEMMTEIANVHKAIQPQETLFVVDSMTGQDAVNTAKAFNDRLNFDGVILTKLDGDTRGGAAISIKSVVNKPIKFIGTGEKMDAIDVFYPNRMAERILGMGDVVSLVERAQEQFDEEEARKLQKKIAKNEFGFDDFLTQIQQVKKMGNMKDLVGMIPGAGKALKDVEIEDDAFKHIEAIIHSMTPGERSKPAIIDLKRKNRIAKGSGTDIQQVNQLMKQFDQMSKMMKMMQGGGGKNLMRMMGGMKGMR
- a CDS encoding bifunctional 5,10-methylenetetrahydrofolate dehydrogenase/5,10-methenyltetrahydrofolate cyclohydrolase gives rise to the protein MQLLDGKKVSDDIKNEITAEVQKMKEKGEKVPHLAAVIVGNDGASLTYVGSKVKACERVGFESTLVKMPSTTSETELLKKIQQLNEDDNIDGFIVQLPLPDQIDTQKVLMAIDPKKDVDGFHPENFGKMALDMSTFIPATPFGILELLERYGVETKGKHTVVIGRSHIVGRPMSILMGRKGFPGNSTVTLTHSYTKNIAQITTQADIIITALGVPNYLKAEMVKDDAVVIDVGITRVSDDSEKGYRITGDVDFEFVSKKASFITPVPGGVGPMTIAMLLKNTLLAREQKLLRD
- the rluF gene encoding 23S rRNA pseudouridine(2604) synthase RluF: MEENIKRLNKFIGETGYCSRREADKLIEEGRVTVNGSVAEMGTKVSQNDEVRIDGRLIVEKKEKPIYLAFNKPVGIECTTNQEVRNNIVDYINYPTRIFPIGRLDKASEGLIFMTNDGDIVNKILRARNNHEKEYIVTVNRPITDRFIERMSNGVPILDTVTRKCKVEQVSKYIFKIILTQGLNRQIRRMCEYLGYEVTALKRIRIINISLDVPVGRYRELTDKEIKDMNQLIEPSSKTEEASLPKPEPRQPQQRVIRKIPPRNKDNRNFRKDR
- a CDS encoding S8 family peptidase; this encodes MKKITLVISCALFSLSVSFGQDRKGSFVLEKGSESHELYVSFQPTLHFEGEAYQAVALEKIPDFKTLQEEYNIVLEKGILISDEKLEEMEQKAIELTGKGNSVAKLRNILKVRIDNPTNERLLELAKKLEGLQEVEYCSLNSLEPVQPPYDIAPTTPNFEVNQTYIRPNPGVNMTYAWGLNLTGAGIRVRDVEYGFNASHEDLNERNVSIAPGMTISASASVSFTEHGTAVFGIVYGDKGAYGISGMAYGAAEMMLAPEWQQSGYNRVNAVTQAIANSTAGDVLIYEMQATGAQGNYGPAEYAGTIWDLTKAATDAGMVIVAAAGNGAENLDDAVYQSYRNRGNSGAIIVGAGDNTINHNKLSFSTYGDRVDVQGWGTGVFSSGYGDAQQIGGDFNQYYTNFSGTSSATPIVASCAIVLQSYYHSLTGNYMTSVQMRNLLKNTGLPQGTATTGNIGQFPDMEAAILYIQDEFLSREKWTGLEFIAYPNPVQDRLTIKTKDLSANAKVEISNSLGQFVHKGAIAEENTIDMSSFSQGLYFVKVTDGNKTQTKKIVKK
- a CDS encoding alpha/beta hydrolase, with translation MKKISNFLLAKSVGLYINLLSYVFPKKASQLAYKFFSEPRTGKLFSNQMPDVLKNAKTEILNLHEHQFPVYIWEGNDTYVLLVHGWESNASRWENFLPYLKESGSTIIALDAPAHGLSSGREFNVPRYAEFVNVVVEKYKPQFLVGHSMGGATSLYYQHLYQNKAVEKLVLLGAPSDLQTLVLNYAKLLSLNLKAISMIENHFMEHFKIKIEEFSGKVFGSKIKIKGLIAHDIDDDVVSFEEAKKIVSSWKEAVFIETKGLGHSMHDDMLYQKICSFLFEKDNYRDKKRAS